Proteins from a single region of Chryseobacterium sp. W4I1:
- a CDS encoding OmpH family outer membrane protein produces MKNFKITFTFVLFLLFGFSNAQKIGVVDMDYILDKLPQYKEAEARLNSQIDTWQSELQNLQSEYERKKSAFESEKVLLIGDQLKLREKEVMDLEKNIKTTTSLRFGANGEITKLRTNLVVPFQDQIWGAMKTMAEKNGLGTVLDKKDNNVLFVLPRYDYTEKVLTILLKGTDKKEKTSKSKK; encoded by the coding sequence ATGAAAAACTTTAAAATCACTTTCACATTTGTATTATTTCTGCTTTTCGGGTTTTCAAACGCCCAGAAAATTGGAGTAGTGGATATGGACTATATCTTAGATAAGTTACCCCAATACAAAGAAGCTGAAGCAAGATTAAATTCACAGATCGATACCTGGCAGTCAGAACTTCAAAACCTGCAGTCCGAGTACGAAAGAAAAAAATCTGCATTTGAAAGTGAAAAAGTATTATTGATAGGAGACCAGCTGAAACTTAGAGAAAAAGAAGTGATGGATCTCGAAAAAAATATTAAGACAACGACCAGCTTGCGTTTTGGAGCCAATGGCGAGATTACAAAACTACGAACCAACCTTGTTGTCCCTTTCCAGGATCAGATTTGGGGAGCTATGAAGACGATGGCTGAGAAGAATGGCTTGGGCACAGTTCTTGATAAAAAAGATAACAATGTTCTTTTTGTTCTTCCAAGATATGATTATACTGAAAAAGTTTTAACCATTTTATTGAAAGGAACGGATAAAAAAGAAAAAACAAGTAAAAGCAAAAAGTAA
- a CDS encoding isoprenyl transferase produces MSLIKDKINSENLPKHVAIIMDGNGRWAKTRGEDRTFGHKNAINAVRNAINACNEIDIPYLTLYTFSSENWSRPADEVSTLMNLLVETLLLEAEEIFSKGLRMHVIGNLEKLPALVKEQLERVVELTKENTKGNLVLAISYGSQNEILDAVKNISSDVKEGKVDVENIDEKLFESYLYTKDFPPVDLLIRTSGEIRISNFLLWQIAYAELQFLNILWPDFTKDIFFQCIVDYQNKERRYGLTGDQIKAQ; encoded by the coding sequence ATGTCGTTGATTAAAGATAAAATAAATTCTGAGAATTTACCGAAACACGTCGCCATCATTATGGATGGCAATGGAAGATGGGCAAAAACTCGTGGCGAAGACAGAACCTTCGGACACAAGAATGCCATTAATGCAGTAAGAAATGCCATTAATGCCTGTAATGAGATTGATATACCTTATTTGACTCTGTATACTTTTTCTTCTGAAAACTGGAGCCGTCCTGCAGATGAAGTAAGTACACTGATGAATCTACTGGTAGAAACCCTGTTATTAGAGGCTGAAGAGATCTTTAGCAAAGGACTCAGAATGCATGTAATAGGAAACTTGGAAAAGCTGCCTGCCTTAGTGAAAGAACAGCTTGAACGTGTGGTGGAACTTACAAAAGAAAACACAAAAGGAAATTTAGTATTGGCGATAAGCTACGGTTCGCAGAACGAAATATTGGATGCAGTAAAAAACATCAGTTCTGACGTAAAAGAAGGAAAGGTAGATGTTGAGAATATTGATGAAAAACTCTTCGAAAGTTACCTCTATACCAAAGACTTCCCTCCTGTAGACCTGTTGATCAGAACCAGTGGAGAAATCAGAATAAGCAACTTTCTGCTTTGGCAGATCGCTTATGCGGAGCTCCAGTTTTTAAATATCCTATGGCCGGATTTTACAAAAGATATCTTCTTCCAGTGTATTGTAGATTATCAAAACAAAGAAAGAAGATACGGATTAACCGGTGATCAGATAAAAGCCCAATAA
- a CDS encoding OmpH family outer membrane protein — protein MKKLSVLFAAVIMFVSVGMAKAQKIATVDVMGVLNAMPEKKKADAEIKTFLDAKQAEIKKKADAGQAKLKQYSEEAPKKTADENKARETELQKIQEEIAQMQEKAQKDLQAKQDVAFGPIEKKLNDAMEKVAKASGYEFIMDANSSAFVYKGGADATPAVKKRIRDQLIN, from the coding sequence ATGAAAAAATTAAGTGTATTATTTGCCGCGGTAATAATGTTTGTATCAGTAGGTATGGCAAAAGCTCAAAAAATCGCTACTGTCGATGTAATGGGGGTTCTTAATGCAATGCCGGAAAAGAAAAAAGCAGATGCTGAAATAAAAACTTTCTTAGATGCAAAACAAGCTGAGATCAAGAAAAAAGCAGATGCTGGACAGGCTAAACTAAAGCAATACAGTGAGGAAGCTCCTAAGAAAACTGCCGATGAGAACAAGGCTAGAGAAACAGAACTTCAAAAAATCCAGGAAGAAATCGCTCAGATGCAAGAGAAAGCTCAGAAAGATCTTCAGGCTAAGCAGGACGTAGCTTTCGGACCTATTGAGAAAAAGTTGAATGATGCTATGGAGAAAGTGGCTAAAGCTAGCGGATATGAATTCATCATGGATGCAAACTCTTCTGCTTTTGTATACAAAGGAGGAGCTGATGCTACACCGGCTGTTAAGAAAAGAATTAGGGATCAACTAATAAATTAA
- a CDS encoding thioesterase family protein — MEKEVSTTVKVRFSDCDPIGHLNNVKYLDYMFNAREDHVETFYGFTYEEYTKKTGCTWIAIQNEIAYLREVRYNTQVVISSKTIEIQDRTAKVEILMKSLDEKTVHAVLWVTVIYFNLKTRKSEVHPEDIKETFHKFFVSLEQQDFQSRVKFLRSQNAKNS; from the coding sequence ATGGAAAAAGAAGTATCAACGACCGTTAAAGTAAGGTTCAGCGATTGTGATCCGATAGGACATTTAAATAATGTGAAATATCTGGATTATATGTTCAACGCAAGAGAAGATCATGTAGAAACATTTTATGGCTTCACCTATGAAGAATATACCAAAAAAACAGGGTGTACATGGATTGCTATTCAAAATGAAATCGCCTATCTGAGAGAAGTAAGATACAATACCCAGGTCGTGATCAGCAGCAAAACCATCGAAATACAGGATAGAACTGCTAAAGTAGAAATACTCATGAAAAGCCTGGACGAAAAAACTGTTCATGCGGTCTTATGGGTTACAGTGATCTATTTCAATCTCAAAACAAGGAAATCTGAAGTTCATCCTGAAGACATAAAAGAAACCTTCCATAAATTCTTTGTATCCCTTGAGCAGCAAGACTTCCAGTCAAGAGTAAAATTTTTAAGATCTCAGAACGCCAAAAATTCATAA
- the bamA gene encoding outer membrane protein assembly factor BamA yields the protein MKFRLLPIIMFAASAHFYGQVTPQDSTKVTNAVHAENEAGTYTLKDIVVDGVKKYTPAQILRFTGLSKGESVDIPGQKISNAVKKLWDTQSFSEVEVYVQSIEGQTVILRFYLEDLKELGEVKFKGKGIGKSKNEKLIKDNNLKPGTKITQNLISSLKTKVPKDYVKKGFADAKITIEDKVNANDPSMVDWTINLDKGKRIKIDHIEFEGNPSVTDAQLRKKAFKETKQRRFSIGGILKSSKFIEEKYQEDKQSLVSYYNSLGYRDAKIVSDSVWRNKRNNFEINVKLNEGKKYYIGDISFTGNTVYPTEYLQRLLGYKKGDIYDAVGFNKKVGEDGGKEDDSDIKSVYMNNGYLFSNVTPVEKSVSGDKVNLEIRINEGEQATWNKVTWQGNTTTHDHVVLRALRTKPGELFKKTEIKRTYFDLAGMSFFDPQQVGQDIQPNQQDNTVDINWKLVEKGSSQVQLQAGYGGNSFIGTLGLTFNNFSLKNFLKFKDFKPVPQGDGQTLSIQAQAGQYFQNYGISFTEPWLFGTKPTALSVSLNTSRVKYNDSNGLDQKLNIFSASVGLNRLLNWPDDYFSLYTGLQFQKYTFNNYPFQFGDTTEYYGDANNLSLNLGLSRNSAGIDPIFPTTGSNIEVSAKMTLPYSLFSNKDYSTMSPVDKYKWMEFYKIKFKADVYNEVAGKLVLRSSAEMGFMDGYNKKLGAPPFERFYVGGTGLFGGRYDGRELIPLRGYENASTYGGEAEDITQRGGGTIYNRFTLELRYPISMNQTAKIYALTFAEGGNVWNSWSTYNPFQLKRSVGIGVRVYMGAFGLIGFDFAYGFDKTLSGDKAGTKTHFLMNQSL from the coding sequence ATGAAGTTTAGACTATTACCCATCATAATGTTTGCTGCTTCGGCGCATTTTTATGGACAAGTAACTCCTCAGGACAGCACTAAAGTTACTAATGCTGTACACGCAGAAAATGAAGCAGGAACTTACACTCTTAAAGACATTGTTGTAGATGGGGTAAAAAAATATACGCCGGCGCAGATCTTACGGTTTACCGGCTTAAGCAAAGGCGAATCTGTGGATATTCCGGGACAGAAAATCAGCAACGCTGTTAAAAAGCTGTGGGATACCCAGTCTTTTTCAGAAGTTGAAGTGTATGTTCAGAGCATTGAAGGGCAGACCGTAATTTTAAGATTTTACCTGGAAGACCTTAAAGAACTTGGAGAAGTAAAATTCAAAGGTAAAGGGATCGGTAAATCTAAAAACGAAAAGCTGATCAAAGACAATAATCTAAAACCTGGAACAAAAATTACCCAGAACCTGATCTCCAGCCTTAAAACGAAAGTTCCTAAGGATTATGTGAAGAAAGGTTTTGCTGATGCTAAAATTACCATCGAGGATAAAGTTAATGCCAATGACCCTTCTATGGTAGATTGGACTATTAATTTGGATAAAGGAAAAAGAATCAAAATTGACCATATCGAATTTGAAGGAAATCCAAGCGTTACCGATGCTCAGCTTAGAAAAAAAGCTTTCAAGGAAACAAAACAAAGAAGATTTAGTATCGGAGGAATTCTTAAATCTTCAAAATTCATTGAAGAAAAATATCAGGAAGACAAGCAGAGCCTGGTAAGTTATTATAACTCTTTGGGATACAGAGACGCTAAGATCGTTTCAGATTCTGTATGGAGAAACAAAAGAAATAATTTTGAGATCAATGTAAAGCTTAATGAAGGTAAAAAGTATTATATCGGGGATATTTCATTCACCGGAAATACCGTTTACCCTACAGAATATTTACAAAGATTATTGGGATATAAAAAAGGAGATATTTACGATGCCGTAGGTTTCAACAAAAAAGTTGGTGAAGACGGAGGTAAAGAAGACGATTCAGATATTAAATCTGTATATATGAATAACGGTTACCTTTTCTCTAATGTAACACCAGTAGAGAAATCCGTATCAGGAGACAAGGTAAATCTGGAAATCAGAATCAATGAAGGAGAACAGGCTACCTGGAATAAAGTTACCTGGCAGGGGAATACAACTACCCATGACCATGTGGTACTTAGAGCACTAAGAACAAAACCGGGCGAGCTTTTCAAGAAAACAGAAATCAAAAGAACGTATTTCGATCTTGCCGGGATGTCTTTCTTTGACCCTCAGCAGGTGGGTCAGGATATTCAGCCCAATCAGCAGGATAATACTGTAGATATTAACTGGAAGTTGGTTGAAAAAGGATCTTCTCAGGTTCAGTTACAGGCAGGTTACGGTGGTAACAGCTTTATTGGGACCCTGGGACTTACATTTAACAACTTCTCGTTGAAAAACTTCCTTAAATTTAAAGACTTTAAGCCGGTCCCTCAAGGGGATGGGCAGACCTTATCTATCCAGGCACAGGCAGGACAGTATTTCCAGAACTATGGGATTTCATTTACTGAGCCATGGTTATTCGGAACAAAACCTACTGCACTTTCTGTCAGCTTAAATACATCTAGAGTAAAATATAACGACAGCAATGGCCTAGATCAGAAGCTTAATATCTTCTCCGCATCAGTCGGTCTGAACAGACTATTAAACTGGCCGGATGACTACTTCTCATTATATACAGGACTTCAGTTTCAGAAATATACCTTCAATAACTATCCATTCCAGTTTGGTGATACTACAGAATACTATGGGGATGCCAATAACTTAAGTCTTAACTTAGGTTTAAGCAGAAACTCAGCAGGTATTGACCCTATTTTCCCAACTACAGGTTCAAATATTGAAGTTTCTGCAAAAATGACTTTGCCTTACTCATTATTTAGTAACAAAGATTATTCTACCATGTCACCGGTTGACAAATATAAGTGGATGGAATTCTATAAGATCAAATTCAAGGCAGATGTATACAATGAGGTTGCCGGAAAACTGGTACTGAGATCGTCTGCTGAAATGGGATTCATGGATGGATATAACAAAAAACTGGGTGCTCCGCCATTTGAAAGATTCTATGTTGGGGGTACAGGTTTATTTGGTGGTAGATATGACGGACGTGAATTGATTCCTTTAAGAGGGTATGAAAATGCTTCTACTTATGGAGGAGAAGCGGAAGACATCACCCAAAGAGGTGGAGGTACCATCTATAACAGATTTACATTAGAATTAAGATACCCGATCTCAATGAACCAAACCGCTAAGATCTATGCACTTACCTTTGCAGAAGGTGGTAACGTATGGAACTCGTGGAGTACATATAATCCTTTCCAGCTGAAAAGATCAGTAGGTATTGGGGTTAGAGTATATATGGGAGCCTTTGGTTTGATCGGATTTGACTTCGCTTATGGATTTGATAAAACTCTTTCAGGAGATAAAGCCGGAACGAAAACTCACTTCTTGATGAACCAATCATTATAA
- a CDS encoding DUF6089 family protein — protein sequence MNKKLLFSFLALLGMVSVKAQRNELGVRLGMSNLVGDVGRTNYILQKPLDLDRMSEWGFPFYGGLLYRFNFNPHQTVRLDLGYNQIQFSDKVAKEEYRANRNSYGKNNVYEASLMFEYNFFPVNNEQVSMVSPYIFGGIGALMFDAPKADLVNDFRRDADGVAQAPLNELDFTTTPQYSLGKKVTMHIPFGVGLKYKFNHNWAVFAEATFRYTLTDQLDHSRILSEDVTSSFNGDILDPSTGSSLLQSGNYYAVSKEREQELINKRNIGDERSKDWMNTFSLGLTYSFGRPPCYCD from the coding sequence ATGAATAAAAAATTATTGTTTAGCTTTCTTGCTCTCCTTGGAATGGTAAGTGTTAAAGCACAAAGAAACGAATTGGGAGTTCGTCTAGGGATGAGTAACCTAGTTGGGGACGTAGGAAGGACCAATTATATTTTACAAAAGCCGTTGGATTTAGATAGGATGTCAGAATGGGGATTCCCGTTCTATGGAGGTTTATTATATAGATTTAATTTTAATCCGCACCAGACCGTAAGATTAGACCTGGGATACAACCAGATCCAGTTCAGCGATAAAGTAGCGAAAGAAGAATACAGAGCGAATAGAAATTCGTACGGAAAAAATAATGTATACGAAGCCAGTTTAATGTTTGAATACAATTTCTTTCCTGTAAATAATGAGCAGGTAAGCATGGTAAGCCCATACATCTTCGGAGGTATTGGTGCTTTGATGTTTGATGCGCCTAAAGCCGATCTTGTGAATGATTTCAGAAGAGATGCAGACGGAGTGGCGCAGGCTCCTCTTAATGAATTGGATTTTACAACTACACCCCAATATTCATTAGGAAAAAAAGTAACTATGCATATTCCTTTTGGAGTAGGTTTAAAATATAAATTTAACCATAACTGGGCTGTATTTGCGGAAGCTACATTCAGATATACACTTACCGATCAGCTTGATCACAGTAGGATACTTTCTGAAGATGTAACATCAAGTTTTAATGGAGATATTTTGGATCCCTCTACAGGCAGTTCACTGCTGCAGTCAGGGAATTATTATGCAGTCTCTAAAGAAAGAGAGCAAGAGCTCATTAACAAAAGAAATATTGGGGATGAAAGGTCAAAGGACTGGATGAATACCTTCAGCTTAGGGCTGACCTATTCATTCGGAAGACCTCCATGCTATTGTGATTAA
- the rfbD gene encoding dTDP-4-dehydrorhamnose reductase, producing the protein MKKIAVIGGNGQLGSCIRKIAPDFENTYEFIFTDSQTLDITNEDQVNDFLYDHKPDYCINASAYTAVDLAEKESDKAFSVNADGVGYLAQACADQKTILIHVSTDYVFDGDTNLSYSEDDFTNPTGVYGKSKRKGEELALELNPRTIILRTSWLYSEFNKNFVKTMLSLFSQKDELGIVADQFGQPTNANDLAEAIMHIIETPNKTFGIFHFSNYPETTWFEFAKKIAEFSNASIQLNPLTTEQYPTPAKRPARSTMSLDKIEEIYKIEPKHWENSLEDSVKILTQQ; encoded by the coding sequence ATGAAAAAAATAGCAGTAATAGGGGGCAATGGACAGTTGGGGAGCTGTATCAGGAAAATTGCTCCTGACTTTGAAAATACGTATGAATTTATATTCACGGATTCTCAAACATTGGATATAACAAATGAAGATCAGGTCAATGATTTTCTATATGATCACAAACCTGATTATTGCATCAATGCTTCCGCATATACAGCCGTTGATCTTGCCGAAAAAGAAAGTGATAAAGCATTTTCCGTAAATGCTGACGGAGTAGGTTATCTTGCCCAGGCTTGTGCAGACCAAAAAACCATTCTGATCCACGTTTCTACCGATTATGTATTTGATGGTGATACCAATCTTTCCTATTCAGAAGACGATTTTACTAACCCTACAGGAGTATATGGTAAGTCTAAAAGAAAAGGTGAAGAGCTTGCCCTTGAACTCAATCCTAGAACCATCATTTTAAGAACCTCTTGGCTCTATTCGGAATTTAATAAAAACTTTGTCAAAACAATGCTTAGCCTCTTCTCCCAAAAAGATGAGCTCGGAATTGTAGCCGACCAGTTTGGACAGCCAACTAACGCCAATGATCTCGCAGAAGCAATTATGCATATTATAGAAACTCCCAACAAAACTTTTGGCATCTTCCATTTCTCAAACTATCCCGAAACAACATGGTTTGAGTTCGCAAAAAAAATCGCTGAGTTTTCAAATGCTTCAATACAATTGAATCCCTTAACAACAGAACAATATCCTACCCCTGCAAAAAGACCTGCCAGGAGTACGATGTCTCTGGATAAAATAGAAGAAATTTATAAAATTGAGCCTAAGCATTGGGAGAATAGCCTGGAAGATTCTGTCAAAATACTTACACAACAATAA